From the Bacteroidia bacterium genome, one window contains:
- a CDS encoding glycosyltransferase family 4 protein translates to MNSSVGTPTLNRIAFVGNYLPRLCGIATFTTHICEAVAGTYPDTTCIALPVNDTDDGYAYPPRVRFELKEKDIDSYLRAADFLNINNVDLVSLQFEYGIFGGRTGSHVLSLLRELRMPIVTTLHTILREPDHDQRRVLLEVAALSDRLVVMSERGSVFLQEIYQVASEKIDIIPHGIPDVPFVDPSFNKDLFGVEGKIVLLSFGLLSANKGIETVISALPAIVERYPNVVYLILGATHPHVVLNEGESYRLSLQWLAQEKGVESNVIFYNRFVSQEELIQFIGAADIYITPYNNEQQIVSGTLAYTVGAGKAVISTPYWYAEEMLADGRGVLTPFRDPEAMAREVIELLDHEAIRHSMRKRAYMFGRAMIWSEVAHRYMESFDRARSERRLFVPPGFTARSLDQHPGELPPLKLDHLHHMTDATGMLQHAIFTVPNYSEGYTTDDNARALMVSALLEALGNSEALEMASRYLAFTWYALNTETGRFRNFMDFQRNWLEDGGSDDSHGRALWALGTVLGRSNTAALKSMAGHVFERALPAILETTSPRAWAFALLGIHEYVQRFAGDRRAGQVREELATRLMTLYQLNRADDWMWFEPGLTYCNAALPHALILCGQSIPNAEMTKAGLESLTWLSEIQHADTDTRHFVPIGSNGFHTRGGERARFDQQPVEAQAMVSACLEAYRITGNTYWRKEARRAFEWFLGRNDLNLPIYDPTTGGCRDGLHPERANENQGAESTLAFLQALLELRIAENSPQPPEGQTL, encoded by the coding sequence ATGAACAGTAGCGTGGGCACACCGACCCTCAACCGCATCGCCTTCGTCGGTAATTATCTGCCTCGTCTTTGCGGCATCGCCACGTTCACCACGCATATTTGCGAGGCCGTCGCGGGCACCTACCCCGACACAACATGCATTGCATTGCCGGTCAATGATACAGACGACGGCTACGCCTATCCGCCGCGTGTGCGATTTGAATTGAAAGAGAAAGACATCGATTCCTATCTGCGCGCCGCAGATTTTTTGAACATCAACAACGTCGATCTTGTCAGTCTGCAATTCGAATACGGGATATTCGGCGGGCGTACGGGCAGCCATGTGCTGTCGCTGTTGCGCGAATTACGCATGCCCATCGTGACAACCCTGCACACCATTCTGCGTGAACCGGACCATGATCAGCGGCGCGTGCTGTTGGAGGTCGCCGCCCTGTCGGATCGTCTGGTGGTCATGAGCGAGCGTGGCTCTGTGTTCCTGCAGGAGATTTACCAGGTCGCCTCGGAGAAAATCGACATTATCCCGCACGGCATCCCCGATGTGCCGTTCGTCGATCCGAGTTTCAACAAGGACCTCTTTGGAGTGGAGGGCAAAATCGTCCTGCTCAGTTTCGGCTTGCTGTCTGCGAACAAGGGCATCGAAACCGTCATCTCCGCACTGCCTGCTATCGTTGAACGTTATCCGAATGTCGTGTACCTCATTCTCGGTGCGACACATCCACACGTGGTTCTGAACGAAGGCGAGTCATACCGTTTGTCGCTGCAGTGGTTGGCGCAGGAGAAGGGTGTCGAGAGTAATGTGATTTTCTATAATCGTTTTGTCAGCCAGGAAGAGTTGATACAATTCATCGGGGCTGCTGATATTTACATCACACCGTACAATAACGAACAACAAATCGTTTCCGGAACACTCGCCTACACTGTGGGTGCAGGGAAAGCGGTGATATCCACGCCGTACTGGTACGCTGAGGAAATGCTCGCGGATGGACGGGGAGTGCTGACGCCGTTCCGCGACCCGGAAGCCATGGCCCGCGAGGTCATCGAGCTTCTGGATCACGAAGCGATACGGCATTCCATGCGCAAGCGTGCGTACATGTTTGGCCGCGCGATGATTTGGTCGGAAGTCGCCCATCGCTATATGGAAAGCTTTGACAGGGCGCGCTCGGAACGCCGACTCTTCGTTCCGCCCGGTTTCACGGCACGATCACTCGATCAGCACCCGGGTGAATTGCCTCCGCTCAAGCTGGACCATTTGCACCACATGACCGACGCAACCGGTATGCTGCAGCATGCGATATTCACGGTACCGAACTACAGCGAGGGATACACCACCGATGACAATGCGCGCGCCTTGATGGTCAGCGCTCTGCTCGAAGCGTTGGGGAACAGCGAGGCGCTGGAGATGGCATCACGCTATCTCGCATTTACCTGGTACGCCCTCAATACCGAGACAGGGCGCTTCCGCAATTTCATGGATTTCCAGCGCAACTGGCTCGAGGATGGGGGGTCCGACGACAGCCACGGCCGCGCCCTTTGGGCACTCGGCACTGTGCTGGGCAGGTCCAACACCGCGGCGCTGAAGAGCATGGCCGGGCATGTTTTCGAACGGGCGCTGCCGGCCATACTCGAAACCACGAGTCCGCGAGCATGGGCATTCGCTCTGCTGGGGATACATGAGTATGTTCAGCGTTTCGCTGGTGACCGCCGGGCCGGACAGGTGCGCGAGGAACTGGCCACACGTCTTATGACGCTGTACCAGCTCAACCGCGCCGATGACTGGATGTGGTTCGAGCCCGGCCTGACCTACTGCAACGCCGCGCTGCCGCACGCGCTCATTCTGTGCGGTCAATCGATTCCAAACGCCGAAATGACCAAGGCGGGACTCGAGTCGCTGACATGGCTGTCTGAAATACAGCACGCTGATACCGATACCCGGCATTTTGTGCCGATTGGCTCCAACGGTTTCCACACGCGCGGAGGCGAGCGTGCACGATTCGATCAGCAGCCGGTGGAGGCCCAGGCAATGGTGTCGGCCTGTCTGGAAGCATACCGGATCACCGGCAATACATACTGGCGCAAGGAAGCACGGCGGGCCTTCGAATGGTTCCTTGGCCGCAACGATCTGAATCTGCCAATATACGACCCGACCACCGGCGGCTGCCGCGATGGTCTGCATCCCGAGCGCGCCAATGAGAATCAGGGCGCCGAATCGACACTGGCATTTCTCCAGGCGTTGCTGGAGTTGCGCATAGCGGAAAATTCTCCGCAACCTCCTGAGGGCCAAACACTGTGA
- a CDS encoding glycosidase, with amino-acid sequence MNTKHSSLFHRNGNNPILTAADWPYPINSVFNPGATLLQDGTTLLLCRVEDRRGLSHLCAARSANGVDGWIIDAEPTMPADPERYPEELWGIEDPRITFIPELSKYAVVYTAYARGGPGVALAFTEDFHVFERYGVIMSPEDKDAALLPHRIGDNWALIHRPVSSPGAHIWISYSADLRHWGSHKLMLEARHGGWWDANKIGLSPPPIETPHGWLMMYHGVKQNSAGCQYRLGLALFDLQTPERCLKRGSEWVFRPEEPYEQFGDVGYVVFPCGYTIAPDGDTVNMYYGAADSTIALATVSIREMLDWLDAQPCVPDKQQHLDSSWDRSTTGIG; translated from the coding sequence GTGAACACCAAGCATTCCTCTCTCTTCCATCGCAACGGAAACAATCCGATACTGACCGCCGCCGATTGGCCGTACCCCATCAACAGCGTATTCAATCCGGGCGCAACACTGCTGCAGGATGGCACAACATTGCTCTTGTGCCGCGTCGAGGACCGCCGCGGACTCTCGCACCTCTGCGCCGCTCGTTCCGCGAACGGTGTTGACGGCTGGATCATCGACGCGGAACCGACCATGCCCGCCGATCCCGAACGCTATCCCGAAGAACTGTGGGGCATAGAAGATCCGCGAATCACTTTCATTCCGGAACTGAGCAAATATGCTGTGGTCTACACGGCGTACGCCCGGGGCGGCCCGGGTGTTGCGCTGGCGTTTACCGAAGACTTCCACGTATTCGAGCGCTACGGCGTCATCATGTCGCCAGAGGATAAGGACGCGGCACTGCTGCCGCATCGCATCGGTGACAACTGGGCGCTTATCCACCGACCAGTGAGCTCACCGGGTGCGCATATCTGGATTTCCTACTCGGCCGATCTGCGGCATTGGGGAAGTCACAAGCTCATGCTTGAAGCGCGTCATGGAGGCTGGTGGGATGCGAACAAAATCGGCCTCTCTCCCCCGCCCATCGAGACTCCGCACGGCTGGCTGATGATGTACCATGGTGTGAAGCAAAACTCCGCCGGCTGCCAATACCGTCTCGGACTCGCATTGTTCGATCTTCAAACCCCCGAGCGTTGCCTCAAACGCGGCAGCGAGTGGGTCTTCCGTCCCGAAGAACCGTACGAGCAATTCGGCGACGTCGGCTATGTTGTCTTCCCCTGCGGCTACACCATCGCGCCCGACGGAGACACGGTCAACATGTACTATGGTGCGGCAGACAGCACCATCGCTCTGGCCACCGTCAGCATCCGCGAAATGCTCGATTGGCTGGATGCGCAGCCATGCGTGCCTGACAAACAACAGCATCTCGACTCGTCCTGGGATCGCAGTACCACAGGCATCGGTTAA
- a CDS encoding AMP-binding protein encodes MAVKIHSEIFASQSNDPEHNRRAVAAVHETLATQGAAAVPDTVWRHYLRWSARPEVLESLDVATRYQWAVDAVALLAHLRYSLGDLLADRAEECGDAVYLESLAEGRKLTFDEARQRIRRIASALHAVHSTPRVLIFAANSIETALCDLACLCRGMLVAPVSVHTDVQELAWMMARLGINIAVTDAPERLTMLASAAATMKRPPSIIVTQKDIEDKHRDILLLDDIIAEFGHRPLPEHPVDPFSTATVMFTSGSTGRPKAVCFSQHAMVAKRFARAAALPSVGRRETLLAYLPLFHTFGRFLELQGMLFWRGRYVFAQDGSREALLSGLRAVQPTGLIGIPLRWSQLRDAAVANMNGLGGSEARDAFREVCGQSLRWGLSAAGHLDANVFRFFQDLGVELCSGFGMTEATGGILMSPPGAYEAGTVGVPLPCVDARISDEGELLIRGPYVARILGEGGDLPMAHPGDHPWFATGDVFVRHASGNYEIVDRLKDIYKNSRGQTVSPLGIETRLRGIPGFRRVFVVGDGREYNVLLVVPDTAHHLFSAGHTEEERDAYIREIIRTVNAQLAPFERIVRYALLDRDFDAELGELTPKGSFNRGAVARSFAGVIASLYKSRSLDFVHDGLTLRLPHWLLRELGVTEHDITSGGDGLGNRAEGTLLNVARGRDAQSWIVGDLEYCIPGGVLDLGVLCRQPLGWIANPALVAMFPCREGWDASLPAGMSVRASANGASRTLAASGGAAPSGVSIRLHRIHALLSAVLLGDAATAMTLIDDVAVELDHGGRHLGGVIRARLASLAWHPDAGVRCSAYAALLLYDPMPEESAAYAEFVRSGLPFLSSESIRGIAGRDLRHGRLAALRARLQRYRDEKVFDGPEGTVVVRAVLELLTHLAETDPVYVYEVRAELCHWMRHEFERGLRQYGSDTLFQRLKAQYVSRYAAWLQGGSSGDCLRSALRYDQSIPDDSRLRLEALFTSTPFLPLSLLMLYEIPSFSCERVAADGVWISMLPGFGGAPRFLASISTRDGRHYQMQILLHPEFSDPDVLGSMHAFIALAGAASGARVLPRFGSFMPDAGAVSMQYVRGTTVWDDILRLASRRDHPAEATRKLRSLFVRGMAAFITAWRQSSGSIIPGAAHPANVSVPDECVRGGAMIHSIDGWKPCDGPASLLQSLRHHFYAMTSAHIPELRGSLDAVWICEAAREALGDAEGMSMIEAMLAEGNEVDEDLRSAASRWLDAMRAGWIAPLSLDSAVACFCEWNSSHATPPFALRERYTRDLARLFDIGRLGEIGRYTLYRRTAFADARDETLRAFDSLLDDMHRYPAVPPTRLPAMTALQDSLQAEDERHALLRMVSPSADASRYALMTVEGVQVLQRRIPGRTGETFILRDAVTAAEIGMLYDLFLREQFPVVIGEGMQYLVLVDEWHRIEGGAGYAFEADGSLSVELLIIDPAVRGKGLGAAIIDELGRRASDMGALQLRAPYYLRKFCLRMGFADDAGNGDLRRAVAPQPGNTVTL; translated from the coding sequence ATGGCCGTGAAGATACACAGTGAGATTTTTGCATCGCAGAGCAACGATCCCGAACACAACCGCCGGGCGGTAGCGGCGGTGCATGAAACTCTGGCAACCCAGGGAGCAGCCGCTGTCCCGGACACAGTGTGGAGGCACTATCTCCGCTGGAGCGCGCGCCCGGAGGTGCTCGAGTCGCTCGATGTTGCGACCAGGTATCAGTGGGCGGTCGATGCGGTGGCTCTTCTTGCGCATCTGCGATATTCGCTGGGCGATTTGCTTGCGGACAGGGCCGAAGAATGCGGTGACGCCGTGTATCTCGAGTCGCTGGCTGAGGGCCGCAAGCTCACCTTTGATGAAGCCCGCCAGCGGATACGGCGCATCGCCTCGGCGCTTCACGCTGTGCACAGCACACCGCGCGTGCTCATTTTTGCCGCCAACAGTATCGAGACGGCGCTGTGCGATCTCGCCTGCCTCTGCCGCGGCATGCTCGTGGCCCCGGTGAGTGTGCACACCGACGTCCAGGAACTGGCGTGGATGATGGCACGCCTCGGCATCAACATCGCCGTCACCGATGCGCCGGAGCGCCTCACCATGCTCGCCTCCGCCGCCGCCACAATGAAGCGACCTCCGAGCATCATCGTCACGCAAAAGGATATCGAGGACAAACATCGCGACATTCTGCTGCTGGACGATATCATCGCGGAGTTCGGCCATCGTCCGCTGCCGGAGCATCCCGTCGATCCGTTCAGCACCGCGACGGTGATGTTCACGTCGGGTTCCACGGGCAGGCCCAAGGCGGTGTGTTTTTCGCAGCATGCCATGGTCGCGAAGCGCTTCGCGCGCGCGGCTGCGCTGCCTTCGGTCGGACGAAGGGAAACGCTGCTGGCCTATCTTCCGCTGTTCCATACCTTCGGCCGCTTCCTCGAACTGCAGGGAATGCTGTTCTGGCGCGGACGCTACGTGTTTGCGCAGGACGGCTCCCGCGAGGCCCTGCTCTCGGGTCTGCGCGCCGTGCAGCCCACGGGATTGATCGGAATTCCGCTGCGCTGGTCGCAGTTGCGCGATGCCGCGGTCGCGAATATGAACGGACTCGGCGGCAGCGAAGCGCGGGATGCTTTTCGCGAGGTATGCGGCCAATCTCTGCGCTGGGGTTTGTCGGCAGCCGGCCACCTCGATGCGAACGTGTTCCGCTTTTTCCAGGACCTCGGCGTGGAGCTGTGCAGCGGCTTCGGCATGACCGAGGCCACGGGCGGCATACTCATGAGTCCCCCGGGCGCGTATGAAGCGGGAACGGTCGGTGTGCCGCTGCCCTGCGTGGACGCCCGCATATCGGATGAAGGGGAGCTGCTTATCCGCGGTCCCTACGTTGCGCGCATTCTTGGGGAGGGGGGCGATCTGCCGATGGCTCATCCCGGAGATCATCCGTGGTTTGCCACCGGCGATGTATTCGTACGGCATGCGTCGGGAAACTACGAAATCGTGGACCGACTGAAGGACATTTACAAGAACAGCAGGGGGCAGACGGTTTCTCCGCTCGGCATTGAAACGCGGCTTCGGGGCATTCCGGGTTTCCGCCGGGTGTTCGTCGTCGGCGATGGCCGCGAGTACAACGTGTTGCTTGTCGTTCCGGATACCGCACATCACCTGTTTTCCGCAGGGCATACGGAGGAAGAAAGAGATGCGTATATCCGCGAAATCATCCGCACGGTCAACGCGCAGCTCGCTCCGTTCGAGCGCATCGTGCGCTACGCATTGCTCGACCGCGATTTCGACGCGGAACTGGGGGAACTCACTCCCAAGGGGTCGTTCAACCGCGGCGCCGTCGCTCGGTCCTTCGCCGGCGTCATTGCCTCGCTGTACAAGTCGCGCAGCCTCGACTTCGTTCACGATGGACTGACGCTGCGGCTCCCGCACTGGCTGCTGCGGGAATTGGGTGTGACGGAACACGACATCACTTCGGGCGGCGACGGACTCGGCAACAGGGCGGAGGGTACGTTGCTCAATGTTGCCCGCGGACGCGATGCACAGTCGTGGATAGTCGGCGATCTTGAATATTGCATCCCCGGAGGAGTACTGGACCTCGGTGTGCTGTGCCGGCAGCCGCTCGGATGGATTGCAAACCCCGCCCTCGTCGCGATGTTTCCGTGCCGCGAGGGATGGGACGCTTCGCTTCCCGCAGGGATGTCCGTCCGCGCCTCCGCCAACGGTGCGTCGCGGACGCTCGCTGCATCCGGCGGTGCGGCGCCGTCAGGTGTATCCATCCGCCTGCACCGCATACATGCGCTGCTCTCGGCGGTGCTGCTGGGCGATGCGGCCACAGCCATGACGCTGATCGACGACGTTGCTGTGGAGCTCGACCACGGCGGGAGGCATCTCGGCGGGGTGATACGGGCAAGACTTGCGTCGCTCGCGTGGCATCCGGATGCCGGGGTGCGCTGCTCCGCCTACGCGGCTTTGCTGCTGTACGATCCCATGCCGGAGGAAAGCGCGGCGTATGCCGAATTCGTGCGATCGGGATTGCCGTTTCTGAGCAGCGAATCCATTCGCGGCATCGCCGGACGCGATCTCCGTCACGGACGCCTCGCGGCGCTGCGAGCCAGGCTGCAGCGGTATCGCGATGAGAAGGTGTTCGACGGCCCGGAGGGGACCGTCGTGGTGAGAGCCGTGCTCGAATTGCTCACGCATCTTGCGGAAACCGATCCGGTGTATGTCTATGAAGTCCGTGCCGAACTCTGTCACTGGATGCGGCATGAGTTCGAACGCGGGTTACGGCAATACGGATCGGATACTCTGTTTCAGCGGCTCAAGGCGCAGTACGTATCCCGCTACGCCGCCTGGCTGCAGGGCGGGAGCAGCGGCGACTGTCTGCGCTCGGCGCTGCGCTACGATCAGAGCATACCCGACGATTCCAGGCTGCGTCTCGAAGCGCTGTTCACGTCCACGCCATTCCTGCCGCTCAGCCTCTTGATGTTGTATGAAATCCCTTCGTTTTCCTGTGAGCGCGTGGCGGCGGACGGAGTGTGGATTTCCATGCTTCCGGGTTTCGGGGGTGCTCCGCGTTTCTTGGCAAGCATCAGTACGCGCGACGGGCGGCATTACCAGATGCAGATATTGCTGCATCCGGAATTCTCCGATCCGGACGTTCTCGGGAGCATGCACGCGTTTATTGCGCTTGCGGGAGCGGCTTCGGGCGCGCGTGTGTTGCCGCGTTTCGGAAGCTTCATGCCGGATGCGGGAGCGGTGTCGATGCAGTACGTCCGCGGAACGACGGTATGGGACGACATTCTCAGGCTCGCTTCGCGCCGCGACCATCCTGCGGAAGCGACGAGAAAACTGCGATCGCTGTTCGTCCGCGGCATGGCGGCGTTCATCACGGCGTGGCGACAGAGCAGCGGTTCGATTATTCCCGGTGCGGCGCATCCCGCCAATGTGTCCGTGCCGGACGAATGCGTACGCGGCGGAGCGATGATTCACAGCATCGACGGATGGAAGCCCTGCGACGGTCCCGCGTCGCTCTTGCAGTCTCTGCGGCATCATTTTTACGCAATGACGTCGGCGCATATACCGGAGTTGCGTGGCAGTCTCGATGCCGTCTGGATTTGCGAAGCTGCGCGCGAGGCGCTGGGAGACGCGGAAGGAATGTCGATGATCGAGGCCATGCTGGCGGAAGGAAATGAAGTTGATGAAGATTTGCGCTCCGCGGCGTCCCGATGGCTCGATGCAATGCGCGCGGGATGGATAGCCCCGCTTTCCCTGGACTCCGCCGTGGCATGCTTCTGCGAGTGGAACTCGTCGCATGCCACACCGCCGTTCGCACTGCGCGAACGCTATACGCGGGATCTCGCGCGCCTGTTCGACATTGGCCGTCTCGGCGAGATCGGACGCTACACGCTGTACAGGCGGACGGCGTTCGCCGACGCGCGGGACGAGACGCTGCGCGCCTTCGACTCACTGCTCGATGATATGCATCGCTACCCGGCCGTACCGCCGACCCGTTTGCCGGCAATGACTGCGCTGCAGGATTCTTTGCAGGCCGAAGACGAGCGTCATGCGCTGCTGCGCATGGTCTCACCCTCCGCCGACGCCTCCCGGTATGCACTCATGACCGTCGAGGGCGTGCAGGTGCTGCAGCGTCGCATACCCGGACGCACCGGCGAAACCTTTATCCTCCGCGACGCAGTCACCGCTGCGGAAATCGGCATGCTCTATGATCTGTTTTTGCGCGAGCAGTTTCCCGTGGTGATCGGCGAGGGTATGCAATATCTCGTGCTCGTTGACGAATGGCACCGCATCGAAGGAGGAGCGGGCTATGCATTTGAGGCGGATGGATCGCTGTCCGTCGAGCTGCTCATCATCGATCCCGCAGTGCGCGGCAAGGGACTCGGTGCGGCAATTATCGACGAACTCGGTCGCCGGGCGTCCGACATGGGAGCTCTGCAGCTGCGTGCTCCGTACTATCTGCGGAAATTCTGCCTCCGCATGGGATTCGCGGACGATGCGGGCAATGGAGATCTCCGGCGGGCCGTCGCTCCGCAGCCCGGGAACACAGTGACCCTCTGA
- a CDS encoding leucine-rich repeat domain-containing protein has product MKLTNRILLIIVLLCGIACEEDVIDTTNPYRPYYSLEEALRDSLAATDLILENIGDTLSPEVGRLRNLRGLFIRRSNIRYLPEEIKYLQSLTILVLSNNRFASAPYQIRQLDRLVSLWIDHNEFTKFPSEVAQSSRLSEINVKSNHITIFPENHLNLRQVEFLNLDSNRISVINVDSLEAPHLRILSLRGNPIPANMKEQLRQRLPGVELRF; this is encoded by the coding sequence ATGAAGTTGACAAATAGAATTCTTCTGATCATCGTGCTCCTCTGCGGGATAGCGTGTGAAGAGGATGTCATAGACACCACGAATCCATACAGACCTTACTACAGTCTTGAAGAAGCGCTGAGGGATTCGTTGGCCGCAACCGACCTCATTCTCGAAAACATTGGGGATACCCTATCTCCTGAGGTTGGCAGGCTGAGAAACCTGCGTGGATTATTTATCAGACGCTCAAATATTCGATATTTACCCGAGGAGATAAAGTATCTACAATCTCTCACCATTCTCGTCCTCTCGAATAATCGGTTCGCGAGTGCTCCATATCAAATCAGGCAACTTGATAGGTTAGTGTCGTTGTGGATAGATCACAATGAGTTCACGAAATTTCCGTCCGAGGTTGCGCAGTCAAGCAGGCTCTCTGAAATCAATGTAAAATCTAATCATATTACAATTTTTCCGGAAAACCATCTGAACTTGCGGCAAGTGGAATTTCTGAATCTCGATTCCAACAGGATTTCGGTGATCAACGTGGACTCCCTCGAAGCACCTCATCTCAGGATACTATCACTGCGAGGGAACCCCATCCCTGCGAACATGAAGGAGCAACTCCGGCAGCGCTTGCCCGGAGTAGAACTACGGTTCTGA
- a CDS encoding T9SS type A sorting domain-containing protein, protein MKKCASFLLFLMTTTYCAKAQTAWPPAPFLLSTPAVQNPTLFRMDHVAGCPGNGLEQDKLHLQWQRSVWLPPFEDRNDSTDTVRYEINFIVESHSGPGTITVPFPSANGAVDWDDVLSGDELYERLFRPPVPHPVEPDTIVIRVPWFVRAWNSVGSTYSDTAGITIRNNPLPTPALVMSYNRPPSPYPPTMVQPRNGEVVTGISAASPPLPFLWSPSYDRNIAKGETNAVFRPYNPVTRQWEIDYDQTVDTLSYQWVGTVVHTAPPGKGAPIGTVLARHTRTSTGFQMMTADFDLLFGGLTPPPTAMTADTVVLDYNIFVKDFNYTDFTSLLAPRAEVTFRYREDGTLYPDTSKWVRSGCRPHEQVSSVYRITLVRDGIVGVEANTPLPSAPTLRALYPNPAITGFTVEYALPGSSAAALEVLDILGRSVKTLSQAAPGAGTHRAVWDGNDMSGRRAGPGTYILRLTYGTEVLTRAVIVLR, encoded by the coding sequence ATGAAGAAATGCGCATCTTTTCTGCTTTTTCTCATGACCACCACGTACTGCGCCAAAGCCCAGACAGCCTGGCCTCCGGCACCGTTTCTCCTCTCCACGCCTGCCGTACAAAATCCCACCCTCTTCCGCATGGATCACGTTGCCGGCTGCCCCGGCAACGGCCTGGAGCAGGACAAACTGCATCTGCAATGGCAGCGCTCGGTCTGGCTCCCGCCCTTCGAAGACAGAAACGACAGCACGGATACGGTGCGCTATGAAATCAATTTCATCGTCGAAAGTCACAGCGGCCCGGGTACGATCACCGTTCCCTTCCCCTCGGCCAACGGGGCTGTGGATTGGGACGACGTTCTGAGCGGCGATGAGCTGTACGAGCGATTGTTTCGTCCCCCTGTCCCGCATCCGGTGGAGCCGGATACCATAGTGATTCGCGTGCCGTGGTTTGTCCGGGCATGGAACAGCGTGGGTTCTACATACTCCGACACTGCCGGCATCACAATACGAAACAACCCCTTGCCAACACCCGCGCTGGTGATGTCGTACAACCGGCCGCCTTCCCCCTACCCACCAACAATGGTACAACCCCGGAACGGCGAAGTAGTCACCGGCATCAGTGCCGCCTCACCGCCTCTGCCCTTCCTCTGGTCTCCGTCTTATGATCGCAACATTGCGAAAGGTGAGACGAACGCTGTATTCAGGCCTTATAATCCCGTCACCCGGCAATGGGAGATCGATTATGATCAAACGGTCGATACGCTCAGCTATCAGTGGGTCGGCACCGTCGTCCACACCGCACCGCCGGGAAAAGGAGCACCGATCGGGACGGTGCTGGCACGACATACCCGAACGAGCACAGGTTTTCAGATGATGACGGCGGATTTTGATTTGCTCTTCGGGGGACTCACACCACCACCTACGGCGATGACCGCCGATACGGTGGTTCTTGATTATAACATCTTCGTCAAGGACTTCAATTACACTGATTTCACTTCACTTCTGGCACCGCGGGCTGAAGTCACGTTCCGCTACAGAGAAGACGGAACTCTGTACCCCGACACCTCGAAGTGGGTCCGCTCCGGCTGCAGGCCGCATGAACAGGTCAGCTCGGTGTACAGAATCACCCTGGTCAGGGACGGCATTGTCGGTGTGGAAGCAAACACCCCGTTGCCATCAGCGCCAACGTTGCGTGCGCTGTATCCGAATCCCGCGATCACCGGCTTCACCGTGGAGTATGCCTTGCCGGGAAGCTCAGCCGCAGCGCTTGAAGTGCTGGATATACTCGGACGCAGTGTCAAAACGCTGTCGCAAGCCGCACCCGGCGCGGGGACGCATCGGGCCGTGTGGGATGGCAACGACATGAGCGGACGACGCGCCGGGCCGGGCACCTACATACTGCGCCTCACATATGGCACCGAAGTGCTGACGCGCGCCGTTATCGTGCTGCGCTAG
- a CDS encoding HsmA family protein codes for MHVTVALSATLITLALLFYSLGVWAERIARYLKPWHVAAFWLGFVFDVSGTLAMHALAQGPFDILEPHTLTGQIALWLMLLHASWATAVVLRGSETTRGNFHRYSLFVWLVWLIPYFGGMYIGMKG; via the coding sequence ATGCACGTCACCGTCGCTCTCTCTGCCACACTCATTACTCTCGCACTGCTGTTCTATTCGCTCGGCGTCTGGGCAGAGCGCATCGCACGCTATCTCAAGCCCTGGCATGTCGCCGCATTCTGGCTGGGCTTTGTGTTCGACGTGTCGGGAACGCTTGCGATGCACGCCCTCGCACAAGGGCCGTTCGATATCCTCGAGCCCCACACGCTGACGGGACAGATCGCCCTCTGGCTCATGCTGCTGCATGCATCCTGGGCCACTGCTGTAGTCCTGCGCGGCAGCGAGACGACACGCGGCAACTTCCATCGTTACAGCCTGTTCGTGTGGCTCGTCTGGTTGATCCCGTATTTCGGCGGGATGTATATCGGGATGAAGGGGTAG